TAGCGCGGATGAGGATTTCCAGGTTGGGAAGGAAAATCTCGGGAATGGCAGAATCCGCCATGGGCTGTTTTTTATCCATCTTGCGGTGGAGAAAATTCTAAAAGCCCATTTTTGCCGCAACAATCGTGACATGGCGCCCAAAAGCCATAATTTGACGAGACTCGCCGAACTGGGGAAAATTGAAATCAACGACGAAACTTTGAACGTTCTGGCGGATATAAATGCGTTTAACCTTGAGGGGCGGTACCCGGATAGTTATGCGGCTCCGCCAACATTAGAGGACGCCATGATTATCCTCGATAAAGTGGAAAAGGTTTTTTTATGGTTGAAGAATCAATTATAAAATCCGTCAAAGGGTATCTGCGGGACCTTACAATCCACGGCGTTGAAGTGGAATTCGGGGTGGTGTTCGGGTCATGGGCGGCCGGGACCGCTACCGGCATGAGCGATATAGACGTTATCGTGGTATCCCCCCGTTTCGACAAGGCCAGAGCCCGCCAAGACATCAACCTGCTGTGGCGGGTAGCGGCGCGAAGCGACAATAGAATTGAACCCATACCTTGTGGGAAAAAGCAGTGGTTCGAAGACGACGCCAGTGTGATTATCGAGATCGCCAGACGTGGAGGGGAATTGGTGTATATACATTAGGTGGCGCATTTAATATTCCCCGCTTTCACGGCTAATCCAGTTTAGCGCTCCTTGCCGCCTCGTACACTTCCGCAAAGGGCGCGCCGCTCCGCTCAGCTACTTCTTTCACCGATTCGTATTCCGGCGCAATTTTCCTGCCCCCATCGGGCAAATAGGCTATTTTCACTTTTACAGGGCCATAGGGTGTATCCGCCTCCACAATATTGCGTTCAAGGCTCACCCGCTCCACAGGCCGTTTCCTCAACCCCAGCGTAGTGGTGTGGACGAAAAACACCTTTTCCACATCACCCGCCAAAGCTGTGGGGCACAGTGCGGTAAACACCACTCCCGGCCTTCCTTTTTTCATGAACACGGGGGTATAAGTCACATCCAGCGCCCCGGCCTCGAACAGCTTTTCCATCACCACGGGGTATTGCTGGGGATTCATGTCGTCTATTGTGGTCTCGATCTCCACCAGGGTTTCGTGAATATAGCCGGAGCTCTCCGACTCGCCAAATAGCATTCGCAACACGTTGGGCCTGTCCGCAAAATCGTGTCCCCCGGCTCCGTTTGCCACTTTGCCCACCGTCATCAATGGCCGGTTCCCGAAATTGGCCGAAAGCGCCTTGGCGATGGCCGCGCCTGTGGGGGTGGTAAGCTCTTTCTCCGGCCCCTCGGCGTAGGTGGGAACGCCGCGCAAAATAAGCGCCGTGGCGGGCGCGGGAACTGGCAACAGGCCGTGTTCCGTCATCACCATGCCGGAGCCGGTATTGATAGCCGAACATACAACGCCGGTGACACCCAGTTCATGGAACCCGACAGCCGCGCCCACGATATCCACAATGGAGTCCACCGCTCCGACCTCGTGGAAGTGCACTTTCTCCTTGTCCACCCCGTGAACTTCACCTTCCGCCACCGCAACGATGTCAAATATCCTTAGCGCCGTTTCTTTCACTTCCAACGCAAGTTGGGCAGACTCGATGAGTTTCACGATATCCTTGTAATGGCGATGCCCCTTTTGTCTGGACATGTCCACGTCCACGCCGAACTTTATGGCGGACACGCCGCATCTTTTGACCCTGGCGGAGGATATTTCGTATCCTTCAACCGGCAGGGATGCGAGACGTTCTTTTAAAAGTTCCAGTGGCAATCCCGCGTCCAGCAGGGCGCCCACCACCATGTCGCCGCTGATTCCAGAAAAGCAGTCCAGATAAACTTTGGTCATCGTCCCCCTGCGACATTTTCAGGCAAAGTGTTTATCCTGTGTGCCAGCGCCCCGGCGCCAAATCCGTTGTCTATATTCATCACTCCCACTCCGGCGGAACATGAATTGAGCATGGCAAGCAAAGCGGAAACGCCACCAAAAGAGGCCCCATACCCCACCGAAGTGGGCGCCGCCACCACGGGCCGGGAGGTAAGCCCCCCAACCACCGAGGCAAGCGCGCCGTCCATTCCCGCCGCCACCACTATCACCCGGGCTTTATGCAACTCGTCCATATGGTTGAACAACCGGTGTATTCCAGCCACCCCCACGTCGTAAATGGTTGTGACTTTCGAACCCATGATTCCAGCCGTCACCGCCGCCTCTTCCGCCACGGGGATGTCCGACGTGCCAGCGGAAAGAACCAGCACGTTACCGGTTTTTTCCCCACCTTTCGGCTCGATGGTGATACAGCGGGACCGCTCGTGATACACGGCGGCTTTGGCGAATTTTTTCGTCTTGAGATATATCCCCCGCGAGGCCCGGGTGGCCAGGGTGGGATGCCCTTTGGCGGTGAGCCTTTTTATTATTTCCACCGCCTCTTTTTCACTCTTCCCCTCGCAATACACAACTTCGGGGAAACCCTGGCGCGCCGCCCGGTGATGGTCTATTTGCGCGAACTTCAAACGTTCCACCGGGGAATGGCTTTTTAGGAGCCGCATCGCCTCTGCGGCGGTTATGCGCTTGCTTTGAAGCCTGTCCAATATTTCTTTAATGGTTTTCTCGTCCATCCGCTAAAACTCCGATTTCAACCCACGCGCCATAAGGTCCAGCACCGCCTGTCGCGGATCCTTCCCTTCGTACAGGGCGGAATATACCTCCCCGGCTATGGGCATCTCCACGTTGTGCCGCTGGGCAAGCCCTTTAACCGATATTGCGGTGGCCACCCCCTCCGCTACAGACCGGGTGGACTCCAGAATGTTCTTGAGCGTCTCCCCCTGTCCAAGCCTCAATCCAACCGTGCGGTTGCGGGAAAGGTCTCCAGTGCATGTAAGCACAAGGTCTCCCAACCCGGAGAGGCCCATGAATGTACGCGGGTCGCCCCCCATGGCCACACCTAACCGCGACATTTCCATAAGCCCCCGGGTGATAAGCGCCGCCCTGGTGTTATGGCCGAACCCCAGGCCATCGGCTATCCCGGCGGCGATGGCCATCACGTTTTTGACGGCTCCGCCCAGTTCCACGCCGATGATGTCGTTATGGACATATAGACGAAAAAAAGAGGAGGACAACGCCGATTGCGCCACTTTGGCCGATTCCAGGTCTGTGGAGGCGATAGTGGCCGCCGTGGGGCTTTTTCGGCAAAGCTCCTTTGCGAAAGTGGGACCTGAAAGAAAGCATGACCGGTCCGCCACCGGCCCCGGCAGGGTTTGCCTTATCATTTCCGATGGGAGCGACAGCGATTCGTTCTCCACCCCTTTGGCGGCCGAAACCACTATAGCGTCTTCCCGCGCATGTTTCCCAAAGGTTTTAAGCGCGGCGCGCATGAACTGGGAGGGCACGGCGAAGAACACCAGCCTGGCCCCATCCACAGCCTCGTCCATGTCCGCCGTTGCCAGGAGATTGTCCGGCAAAATAGCCCCGGGCAGATAAACGCTGTTTTCGCGGCTGGTGTTAATGCCGTTGGCGATTTCCGCCCGGCGGGCGTACAACCGCACTATGTGGCCGTTCATGGCCAGCGCCCAGGCAATGGCCGTACCCCACGCCCCGGCGCCTATCACCGCCACCGCCTCGCCAGTAAACAAGCAATTTTCCTGTTTCATGATCTCCCGGATATTCAGCCAATTACCCATTATAAAACCTGCGCCGGGCCTGGCGTGATAAAATCACCGTTATATTGGTGACATAAGCCATCAAAGGCGAGGAGCGGATATTATGGACGGGGCCCCGAACTTAAAGAAGCTTTTCGAATATAACGCCGCCGCTAACCGGCGGACGCTGGGCTCTCTCCCCATCAACGGCTCTGAACATGAGCGGGCATATAAAGTTATCGGCCATGCTGTCAACGTGGAGCGGCTATGGCTGAACCGGCTGGAGCATGGCGAAAAAGCCAAAGCTCCGGAGATGTTCCCCATACTCACAAAAAACGAGTTGGAGGAAACTATCGACGAAAACTCCATGGATTTCTCTAGAATCCTCGCTGGAATGGGGTCGGACGGCCTTTCCAGGATTGTGGACTATGTAACCACCGAAGGGGATCAAAAACAGTCCGCCGCCGGGGACATCCTTTTCCACGTGATAAACCATTCCACATACCACCGGGGCCAGGTTGCCCTGCTATTAGGAAGCGGTGGAGGCCATGCCGCGGTGACCGATTATATAG
This DNA window, taken from Nitrospinota bacterium, encodes the following:
- a CDS encoding HEPN domain-containing protein, translated to MDIEKHIQYWSNSADEDFQVGKENLGNGRIRHGLFFIHLAVEKILKAHFCRNNRDMAPKSHNLTRLAELGKIEINDETLNVLADINAFNLEGRYPDSYAAPPTLEDAMIILDKVEKVFLWLKNQL
- a CDS encoding DinB family protein, with amino-acid sequence MDGAPNLKKLFEYNAAANRRTLGSLPINGSEHERAYKVIGHAVNVERLWLNRLEHGEKAKAPEMFPILTKNELEETIDENSMDFSRILAGMGSDGLSRIVDYVTTEGDQKQSAAGDILFHVINHSTYHRGQVALLLGSGGGHAAVTDYIAFARGDF
- the larC gene encoding nickel pincer cofactor biosynthesis protein LarC yields the protein MTKVYLDCFSGISGDMVVGALLDAGLPLELLKERLASLPVEGYEISSARVKRCGVSAIKFGVDVDMSRQKGHRHYKDIVKLIESAQLALEVKETALRIFDIVAVAEGEVHGVDKEKVHFHEVGAVDSIVDIVGAAVGFHELGVTGVVCSAINTGSGMVMTEHGLLPVPAPATALILRGVPTYAEGPEKELTTPTGAAIAKALSANFGNRPLMTVGKVANGAGGHDFADRPNVLRMLFGESESSGYIHETLVEIETTIDDMNPQQYPVVMEKLFEAGALDVTYTPVFMKKGRPGVVFTALCPTALAGDVEKVFFVHTTTLGLRKRPVERVSLERNIVEADTPYGPVKVKIAYLPDGGRKIAPEYESVKEVAERSGAPFAEVYEAARSAKLD
- the larB gene encoding nickel pincer cofactor biosynthesis protein LarB, with translation MDEKTIKEILDRLQSKRITAAEAMRLLKSHSPVERLKFAQIDHHRAARQGFPEVVYCEGKSEKEAVEIIKRLTAKGHPTLATRASRGIYLKTKKFAKAAVYHERSRCITIEPKGGEKTGNVLVLSAGTSDIPVAEEAAVTAGIMGSKVTTIYDVGVAGIHRLFNHMDELHKARVIVVAAGMDGALASVVGGLTSRPVVAAPTSVGYGASFGGVSALLAMLNSCSAGVGVMNIDNGFGAGALAHRINTLPENVAGGR
- a CDS encoding NAD(P)-dependent glycerol-3-phosphate dehydrogenase, which produces MKQENCLFTGEAVAVIGAGAWGTAIAWALAMNGHIVRLYARRAEIANGINTSRENSVYLPGAILPDNLLATADMDEAVDGARLVFFAVPSQFMRAALKTFGKHAREDAIVVSAAKGVENESLSLPSEMIRQTLPGPVADRSCFLSGPTFAKELCRKSPTAATIASTDLESAKVAQSALSSSFFRLYVHNDIIGVELGGAVKNVMAIAAGIADGLGFGHNTRAALITRGLMEMSRLGVAMGGDPRTFMGLSGLGDLVLTCTGDLSRNRTVGLRLGQGETLKNILESTRSVAEGVATAISVKGLAQRHNVEMPIAGEVYSALYEGKDPRQAVLDLMARGLKSEF
- a CDS encoding nucleotidyltransferase domain-containing protein, with translation MVEESIIKSVKGYLRDLTIHGVEVEFGVVFGSWAAGTATGMSDIDVIVVSPRFDKARARQDINLLWRVAARSDNRIEPIPCGKKQWFEDDASVIIEIARRGGELVYIH